GGAGGTAGGCGCGGGGCCAGATTTCGTGCAGCTTCGTGGACTGCGAGATCGGGGCGACGGCGTCGTGGGAGCCGACGAGAATGTAGCCGGGGATCGTCGCCAGGACGTCGGCGGCCTCCAGCTCGGAATGTTCGAGGAGATCGTCGAAGTAGCCGGCATAGGTGTCCAGGGGCGTTCGCTGGATCATAGCGGCGTGGAACTTCACCACCGCGTAGCCGACGGGCCGGAAGTAGAAGCCGCAGGCGAGCACGGGCACGAGCAGCCGGGTGCCCAGGGCGAGGAGGCGCTTCATGAGGCGGGGGGATGCCTCGTACAGCCCCTCGTGCAGGGAGCCGACCCACCCCGCGAGGACCTGGGGCATGCCCTGCTCGGCGAAGGGCTCGACGGCCGTAGAGATGAGCACGGCGCCCGCGAGGTCGAGCTCGTGCGCGTAGCGACGCATCAACGACAGCGATACAGGCCCGCCCAGCGAGTGACCCACGACGATGAGGGGGCCGGTCACCCCGCGGTCGCAGAGAACGGCGAAAATATCGTCGGCGGCGTCGTCGACCTGGCACATGTGCGGCGGGGCGGGGCCGGTTCCGCCGTGTCCGCGCAGGTCCACGAGCAGCTGGCGAACCGGCAGCGCAGAAAGCGCCTCGACCTGCAGGACAAACTCGGCGGAGGAGATGTTGAATCCGTGAACGTAGAGCACGGTGATCTCGGCCTCTTCTGGGCCGCGCTCGTACCAGCGGATGTCGAGGCCGTCGTGCGGCGTAGTGCCAGTGCGGTCGTAGCGCAGTGGCGAGCGCGGCGGAGACATGGTGCCCAGTGTATATAGTGGGCGCATGGAGCTCTCCCAACGACTTAACTTTGACGCGCTCAACCTCACGCACGAGGAGCCGGCGGCGGACACCTCGGTCGCTGGGCGCCTCGCGGAGCTCATCGGGCGATTCACCGACGCGGAGGTCACCCCCGACGCGACCCTCGACGAGCTTGGGGTGTCCTCGTTGGACCGGATCGAGCTCGCCGTCCGCGCCGAGGAGGAGTTCGGCGTACGCGCAGACGAATCCGCCTACACTCCCGAGACGACGGTGGGCGAGCTCGTGGAGTGGCTCGCTTAACGACGCCCCCTCACCCTCCCAGCACAATCCCCTCGCGCCGCGGGTCGGCGCCGCCGACGATGCCGCCGTCACGCCGCATCAGGACGGACAGCCCGCTGACCATTTCGTCGGTGACGACCTCGTGGCCCAGCGCGGATAGCTCGTCGACTACTCCGGCCGCGCCGCCGTCCTTGACCAGCGGGTGCTCGCCACCGATGCCTGTTTGCGGGGTGTTGCGGGCGCCGAAGTTGGGCGCGGAGACGGCCTGCTGCGGGTTGAGGCCCCACTCCGTGATGCCCAGGAAGGTCTTCAGCACGTACTGGATGATCAGCGATCCTCCCGGCGAGCCGAGCGCCATCTCCACCGCCCCGTCCGGGCCGAAGACAAGGAAGGGCGCCATCGAGGAGCGCGGGCGTTTGGCGGGTTCGACGCGGTTCGCGGCGGGTTGGCCGGATGCGTCGAGGGGCTCGGCGGAGAAGTCGGTGAGCTGGTTGTTGAGCACGAAGCCGCGCGTGAAATGGAAAGAGCCGAAGGCCGCCTCAACGCTTGAGGTGAAGGAGGCGGCGTTGCCCTGCGCGTCGATGACGTTGACGTGGGTGGTTCCGTGCTCTGGGAGGTCGGCACCTACGCCGACCGGCTGCTCGAGCACGCCGGGGGTGGCCGTACCCAACGACCTTGCGGGGTCGATCAGCCCGGCGCGCTGGGAGGTGTAGGAATCGGCGAGCAGGGCGCCGGACCCACCCGGAATGGATACGAACGCGGGGTCGGCGACGTAGGCGTCGCGGTCGGCGTAGGCCAGGCGCTCGGCCTCGGCGACGAGGTGGATCGCCTCCACGTCCGACAGCGCCCCGTCCGGGCCGGGGTTGTCGGGGGCGTATTGCGCGAGATCATAGCCTTCGAGCAGCCGCAGCGTTTCCAGCACGGCCACGCCTCCGCTCGACGAGGGCGGCATTCCGCACACCTCACGGCCCTTGTACGGCACGCAGAGCGCCTCGCGTACCTCGGGCGTGTACCCGGCGATGTCCGCGGTGGTCATGAGCGAGGGGGTGAGCCCCTCCCCGGCGCGGGTCGCCTCGGAGGCGATGTCGGCCGCGATGGCTCCGGTGTAGAAGTTGTTCGCGTCCTCGGCGATCGCGGCGAGCGTTGCTGCATACTCAGGGTTTGTCAGCCTCGTCCCCGCCGCGAGGGGCTGGCCGTCGGCGTCGAGGAAATAGGTGGCGGCGTTCGGGCTGGCCGCGAGCTGCGCTGCAGAGTCTTCGATCGAGGCCGCCAAGCGCGGGGAAACCTCGAAGCCCTGCTGCGCCAGGTTGATCGCCGGTTGGATGTCGGCGGCCCAGTCGTCCGAGCCGAACTGTCTGTGCAGCTCGGCGAGCGCCGCGACGATGCCCGGCACTCCGATGGAACGGCCGGAGCTGCGGGCGTCGGGAAGCGGGGGCGTCGGGTCGGCATCGGAAACGTGGATGAGGTAGTTCTCGTCGGCGGCGAGCGGGGCGACCTCACGGCCATCGATCGCTACTCGACGCCCCGAGGCCGCGTCGCTGTAGAGAATGTAGCCTCCCCCGCCGATCCCCGAGGACTGCGGCTCAACCAGCCCCAGCACGAACTGGGCTGTCACCACCGCGTCGGCCGCGTTGCCGCCGCCGCGCAGCACCTCGCAGGCGGCTTTCGTGGCCACGGGGTTCGCTGTGGTCACGGCGAAGTTCTGGGCCCGGACCTCCTGCATCCCGCTGCGAAACCCGGTTCCGATCTCGGGCGCCACGCCGATGTCACGCTCGCCCGCCTGGCCGGTGGTCTCCTCGCCGGCGACGTGGCCGGACACACCGTCAGCGGGTTCGCAGTTGGAGACGTCGAGCGTGCTGACATCCGACGCTTCGGGGGTGGAGAGGGCTGGCGTCTCGGAGGCGGGCGCACAGGCGGAGAGCGCGAGGCCCGCAGCGGCGACCGGAACGAGGAGGGGGCGTGACATGGGTCTCATAACCGAATGTTGCCACACCCGATGCCGCGATACAGGCGTTTACGTTCAGGTGCTGCGGAGTCTAAGCAGCGACTCCATGACACCGAGCACGGCGCACGCGAGCGCGTAACCCGCGACGGCCCAAAGTAGGACACGGTGGACGGCCCCGACCTGCAGCACAGCAGCCACCACCAACATCGCCGGGGGCAGGGCCAGGATCGCCGCGCGCAGCACTACACCGCCTGTACGTTTCACCGCCGCGGCGACCACGTAGGCGAGCACGTATGCAACGAGGGCGCCGCACACCCCCGGGCTGAGCAGCAGAGCGGCCGCCAGCACCGGGGGTGTGTCGCGGGGCCAGCTACTCCGCCACGTAGAAGCGCTGCTTGTTCACGAACTCGTCCATCCCCAAGGGGCCTAGCTCGCGGCCGAAGCCCGAGTTTTTGACGCCGCCGAAGGGCAGCTCGGCGCCGCCCGCCTGCGGGATGTTGATGTGGATCATGCCCGTCTCGACGCGGTTAGCCACGCGGCGGGCGCGCTCGACGTCGGAGGAGAAGACGGCGCCGCCGAGGCCGTACTCCGAGTCGTTGGCCAGCGCGATGGCTTCCTCGTCGGAGCTGACTTTGTAGATCTCGGCGACGGGGCCGAAGAACTCCTCGTAGAAGGACTCGGAGCCGACCGGCACGTCGGTGAGCACGGCGGGGGTGAAGTACGCGCCCTCGCCGGTCAGCTCGCCGCCGGTGTGCAGGGTGGCCCCGGCTGCGACGGCATCCTTGACCTGCTGGTCGAGCTTCTCCGCAGCCCCGCGGGAGGACAGCGGGTAGTACTGGCCCTTGCCCGGGTTGGTCGGGTCGCCCTCGGTGAAGGACTCCGCGATGCGGACCATGGCGGCGACGAAGTCGTCGTAGATGTCGTCCATGACGATGATGCGCTTGTTGGAGGTGCAGGCCTGGCCGGTGTTGGCGATGCGCTTCTTCCAGGCGGTCTGAGCTGCCTCCTCGATGTCCGCGGCGTCGAGGACGATGTAGGCGTCGGTACCGCCGAGCTCGAGGACGGCCTTCTTCAGGTTCTCGCCGGCGGTGGCCGCGACGGCGCGCCCGGCGCGCTCGGATCCGGTGAGGCTGACGCCCTGCACGCGCTTATCGGCGATGAGGGTCGCAATCTGGTCGTGGTCTGCGTAAATATTGGTGAACACGCCCTGCGGGGCGCCCGCCTCCTCGAAGATCTCCTGGATGGCCTGGGAGGAGCGCGGGCAAATCTCGGCGTGCTTGAGCAGCACGGTGTTGCCCGCCATGATGTTCGGCGCGGCGAAGCGCGCAACCTGGTAGTAGGGGAAGTTCCACGGCATGACGCCGACGATGACGCCGAGCGGCACGCGGCGCAGGACGGCGTCGCCCCCCTCGTGGTCGATGGGCTCGTCAGCGCCCAGTTCCGCGCCGTGGTCGGCGTAGTAGGTGAAGATGTCCACGACGTCGTCGATCTCGGACTGGCTCTGGTTCAGGGGCTTGCCCATCTCCTGGGTGATGATGGCGGCGAGGCGGTCGCGGTTGGCGTCGAAAAGCGAGGCGACCTTGCGCAGAACCTCGCCGCGGCTTTCGTAGCTTTCGTCGCGCCAAGAGCCGAACGCCTCGTGGGCGGTGGCGAGCGCGGTTTCAAGCTGCTCGTCGGTAATGAAGTCGAAGGTCTCAATGACCTGGTTGTTTACAGGGTTTTGAACGCGGTAGCTATCAGACATGCTCCCCATCGTAGGGACGCATTTCAACGCTCGCCACGAACCCATGCTCGCCTGCTAATACGTTGAGCGCCCGCTCGAACTCGCGCAGCTCCGCCTGCGGGGCGTGGAGAACCTCGCTGCAGGAGTAGCCCTCGGGCGTGCGCCGCCAGCGGGTGCACCACGCGGTGTCCCACTCGTCGATCAGCGGCTCAACGACGGGAGCCGCAGGCAGGGAACACAAGAGCTTCTCGACGTCCCACCGCGCGCCAGCGGGCATGCCATCGACGCTGAACACAGCCGTGACGGTGGCGGGGGCGGCCAGGGTTGTTGTCATGCGGGGACCTTCCTGATGTATCAGTACGCGGCGCGCCGCGCTTGCCTTCGGCCCTCCCCGGTGACTAGCCGGGCGGCTCGGGCGAGCGCGGTGCGAGACGAGGTTCGTCTTCCCCAACGACCTCAGTGAGCGTTGCTTGACTCGTAGACGATCTTGCTTCACTCACACCACAGCGACAACCCTCAAGCCGCACTTGATCCCCCTGTTTAATCAAGTTCGGGTTGAGGTTGAGGGACCCCCGCGGGCAGCGCCCTACAGCAGCCGCACCATCAGCACCCCGACGAACACCAGCACCAGGCCCGCCACGCGCCGGGCGTCCAGGGGGCGCTTGCGCGCTCCGAACGCGCCGACGGACTCCATGACCTGCCCGCCGAGGATCGTGCCGGCGTTCAAGCCGATGACGGTGGTCGCGGTGCCCAGGATCGGCGCCAGCGTCGCCCCCGCGATGACGAAGGTGGCCCCGACGACGCCGCCGAGCCACATCCACCACGGCCCGGGCGACGGGCGGCGCACGAGCTGACGCGGGCTCGTGAGCAGCGCGATAAGGAGCAGGAGCGCCGCCCCGATGAACAGGTTGACCTCGGCGGCGTGCAGGGAGGAACCGACCATGGTGCCCAGGACACCGTTGACCGTTGTTTGCGTCGCAGACCCCATGCCGATAGCCACGCCGACCGCGCGCCAGGCCCACACCTCCGGGCCCGCGGCCTGCTCGCGGTCGGGGCTGTGATTGCGCCCGAGGTTCAGCACGAGCGCGATGCCGGATAAGACCACGAGCGCGCCGAGGAGGCGGCCAGGCCCGACCTCGTGGACCGGGGCGCCGAACAGGCCGAACCGGTCCACGAGGAGCCCCATCACGAGCTGGCCGAGGATGGGCAAAACCATCGTCTGCACGGCGCCGATGCGCGGGAAGAGCAGGATGTTGCCCACGATGAAGCACACCCCCATCACGCCGCCGAGCCAGACCCACCAGCCGGCGCCGGAGGCCGCGGCGAGATCCGGGATGGGGTTGCCCTGCAGCGCCGTCGTGGCCACGATGCTCACGGCCAGCGCCAGGCTGAAGGAAATCAACGCGGAGACCAGCGGCTTGTCGCCTACGCTCAGCCTCAGCCGCGTGTTCGCGGCGGACTGGATGGGGATGATAGCGCCGACGGTGATGGCGACGAGCAGGGCGAGCATGCAGCGGAGGTTACTCCCCCAGCGCGCGAACGGCCTCAACGACGAGGTCCCAGAAGCGCGCGGCGTCGAGCGTCGTGGCCACCTGTGTGTGGCAGTCCGCGGGCGCGGGTGCGCGGAGGTCGGCGACAGTGCGGCCCGCGGTGAGGTCGCCGCGCGTTTCGACGTCCACGGGGACCCGCACGGTGTTCACCACCGCGGGGTCGATGAGGTACGCCAGGCAGCACGGGTCGTGCACCGGCGGGTCGGTAAAACCCTGCGCGTCGCGGTAGTTGGCCCGAAACGCCCCGATGAGCGCCACGAGGAAGTCCCCCGCGGCGGTGCCGAGGGCGGCAAAGCGCTTTTCCACCTCGGGCGTGGCCAGCGCCTGGTGCGTCAGGTCCAGCCCGATCATGGTCACCGGCCATTCCTCGCGGAAAACGATCTGCGCGGCCTCGGGGTCGGCGGCGATGTTGAACTCGGCGGACGCCGTCCGGTTTCCGGTGCCGTAGGCGCCGCCCATAAGCACGACCTCGCGCACCCGCCCGACGATGCGCGGCTCCAGCCGCACCGCCAGCGCGATGTTCGTCAGCGGCCCGGTGGGAACGAGCGTGACCGTGCCGGGCTCGCGCGACATGATCGTCTCGATGATGAAGTCCACCGCATGTCCCTCGCGCACCGGCACGGCCGGCTCGGGCAGTGCGTAGCCGGGCACGGTCATTCCGGTGTCGCCGTGGATGGCCTCCGCAGTTTCGGGGGCCCGCAGAAGGGGGCGGGTGGCCCCGGCGTGGAGGGGGGCGTCGCTACGCCCCGCGATGGTGAGCACCTGGCTCGCGTTGCGCGTGACCTTCTCCAGGGTGTGGTTGCCGCCGACGGTGGTCACCCCGAGCAGGTCGATGGCGGGGTGGCCCGCGGCGAGCAGAAGGGCGACGGCGTCGTCGTGGCCGGGATCGCAGTCAATGATGACGTGGTGCATGTGCTTAGCGCCCCTCGGCGGCGAGGGTGTCGGGGATAGTCTCCGGACGCGGGATGATAAAGGACGCGGCGAAGGCGCCGAGGAGCAGAACCAGGCCGGTCACCATACCCGCGCGGTAGCCGCCGTCGGCGGCCTGGAAGGTCGTCGCGGCGGCGAAGATGACGGTAAACGAGATTCCCGCGCCGAGGTTGAACGCCCCGGCGTTCATGCCGGGCAGGTAGCCCTGGTTGGCCTTCGGGGCGAGCACGACGCCGAGCGAGCCGAGCATGATGTTGGCGATGCCGGCGTAGGTCACGCCGGCTGCGAGGGAGACGGCCAGCAGCAACGCTGGCGTTGGGTTATCCACCACGAGGATGCCGAACAGCACGGACACCACGGCCCCGGCGATACCGATCTTCAGCATGGCCGTGTACCCGATGCGCCCCGCCAGGTAGCCGGAGAGCGGCCCGAAGACGAGGCCGGCGAGCGCGTAGGGGGTCAGCGTCCACCACGACACCTCTGCCGCGGACAGGCCCGGGCCGTTGACCGCGTCCTGCGCGAGGTTGGGAACAAGCCCGTTCATCACCGCGAAGATGCCGGTCATGGTCAGAGTCGTCGTGCACAAAAGGCCCCAGGTGCGGCGCTGCCGAAGAAGAGCGGTGGAGACGAGCGGGTGGGCGCTGGCGGCCTCGACGCGCCAGAAGACCACAAGCGCCGCCGCACCGACGAGCACGAGGACCGCGACGAGGAACCAGTTCGCCGCCTGGAGCTGGCCGGCCTCGTTGAGCGCCGTGAGGATGACGCCGATGGCCACGACGAGCGGCACCACGCCCTTCCAGTCCATCGGCTGGGTCGTTTCCGCGCTGTTTTCCGCCAGCCCGAAGCGCGTGCACACGGCCGCGAGAAGAGCCACCGCCCCGATGAACCAGAACACCGCCCGGAAGCCGAAGGCGTCGGTGAGCCAGCCGCCGAGGAGGGCGTCGAGCCCTGCGATGCCGCCATTGATAGAGGTGAGCACGCCGATGAGTAGCGCAAACTGCTTCTCCTCGCGAACAGCCTGCCGCAGCATCACCGAGGTCAGCGCGACGGTGGGCCCGGACACGCCCTGGATGACGCGGCCAACGAACAGGACCGTGACGTTCGGCGCCAGCGCGGCCACGACCGAGCCGACCGCAGTGAGCGCCATCATGCCCACCAGCACCTTGCGCCGGCCCACCAGATCCCCCCAGCGCGGCATGAACAGGGAAAACAGCGCCGCGGCTGTGAAAAACGCCGTCTGCGTCAGGCCGATCTCGGCAGTGGTGGCGTCCAGCTCGAGCTCCATCGTGGCAAGCGCGGGGGCGAGCATGGAGGCGTTGAGCTGGAACGCGAAGACGGCGGAAAGCAGGGCCAGCATGAGCGGCCACACCTGGCGCAGGGGCAGCTTTTCGCCTGCGGCGGGGATCGTTGTCATAGCTGGATAGTACAACCCGCCTTCGACCTAGAGCGCCTCGAAGATCTCCGCGTTCGTCTCCTGCCACAACGGCTTCGCCCAGTCGCCGAACTCCCGGTCCGTCAGCGCCACCATGGCGGTGCCGGCGCGCGCGTCGTCCACCCAGGAGGGCACCACCCACAGGTAGGTGCCCGACATGCCGAAGTGGCCGACGGTTGCCGCGGGCATATTCCCGCCGGTCCAGTGCGGCGACTTCTCGCCCCTGACCTCGAAGCCGAGCCCCCACGGGCAGGGCTTGTGCATCCCGTAGCCGGGCACCACCCCGCGCAGCTCGCCGAACTGGACGCTCATCGCCTCCCGCACGGTTTCCTCCGCCAGGAGGCTAGGCCGCACAAGCTCGGCGGCGAAGGCACGCATATCGCTTAACGACGCCCGGCCTCCGTGGCCGGCCGAACCATAAATCTCCGCGGTGTCCATCCCCAGCGGGGCGAAGATCCCCTCGCGGGCGTACTCGCCGAAGGCCATGCCCGTTTCCCCCTCGAGGTGCTCGGCGAGGATCTCGAAGCCGGCCGAGGAGTAGATGCGCCGCTCCCCCACCGGCTTCTGGGGCTCGCGGCTGTCGAAGCCGACGCCGCTGGCGTGGGCCAAAAGGTGGCGGATGGTGGAGGGGCGCGGGCCGAGGGCGTCGTCAAGCGAAAATGCCCCCTCCTCGACCGCGAGGAGGACGGCGTAGGCGGAGAGCAGCTTAGTCACGCTGGCGAGCTCGTAGACGCGGGCTTCGTTGCCGTAGCTCGCCTCGGTCTGGCCGACGAGCGCGGCGGAGACGTTCTCGGTGGGCCACGCGCTGAGGTGGGGATTCAGGTCCATGCTGCCGATGCTAGCTGGCGCCCTCGTCGTGTTCTTCGGCCTGGCGCATTTTGTTGTGGCGCCACCGCCGGACCCGGCCCGGCTCGACGTCGCGGGCGACGCGGCGCGCCGAGTTCTCCGCGCCGCTGAACGAACGCCGCACGCGCCGAGCGATGTCGTTGACGGGGGCGAAATCCTGGCGGGTGGGGACGTACCAGCCCGCCCAGTAGATCAGGATGGCGATGGCGAACGCGATAATCGGGCTGCCGATCATCGCGAGGTCGTACTGGCCAAGCCGGAAGCCGACCACCGTGAGCACGGACGCGACGACGGCGGGGATGGCCATGACCTGCTGGTTCTTCAGCAGAGCCGGGACGCGCCCGATCATGATGTCGCGCACTACTGTGCCGCCTGTCGCCGTGAGCAGCCCCATGAGCACGCAACCCAGCGGGGAGACCCCGGCGAGCAGCGCCTTCGAGGAGCCCGTTACGGCCCACACGCCGACGGTGGCCATGTCCGCGTGGTACTGAAACATCGTCCACGCCAGCCCGCGGAGCCGGGTGACGAAGGCCGTGGCGGCGCCCGCCAGCGCTACCCAGATGTACTCGGGGTTCGCCAGCGCCGCGACCTGGCCCGTATCGATGAGAACGTCGCGCGCCGCCCCTCCCGCGAGCGAAGAAATGAGGGCCAGAAGGGCGAAACCAACTATGTCGAAGTTCATCCTCCGCGCGACGGTGCCCGCGACAAGGCTGGTCAGGTAAACACCGATGAGTTCGAGTACGCGGTAGGTCATCTCGGTCGTCTCCACCGCGGCGAGTGTACTCACGGCAGCGCGGCCGATTTTCCGAACATACCGCCGCATCGCCCATAAGGCCTTTAAGATATCTAGGGTAAAAGTCAACAATACGCGCGCCGCCCGCGCGATTCCTTCGCGTTTCGGGCGGTCAAGGGCTTGAGATCGACGATTAGGAAAGAGACTATGGCCGAATCCACGTCTACCCGTCCCCCGGAAGACAGCACGGAGGAGCAGAACAACTCCACGGGTTTCCTCGGGGCCGTTGAAAAGATCGGCAACAAACTACCGAACCCGTTCTGGCTTTTCGTCATCCTCGCGGCCGTCGTCGCGGTCGTTTCCTGGATCGGCTCGCTCGCCGGCATGTCCGCTGAAGACCCGAGCTCGGGCGAGACCGTCGAGGTCGAGTCCCTGCTCACCGCCGACAACATCTCCCGCATGGTGACGGACGCGGTGGAGAACTTCATCTCCTTCCCGCCGCTCGGCGTCATCCTCTCCGTCATGCTCGGCGTCGCAGTCGCCGAACAAACCGGGATGCTGTCAGCTCTGGTCCGCGCCATGGTGGCAAAGGTCAGCCCGAAAATCCTCACCTTCATGGTCGCCCTTGCCGGCGTGACCGGCTCCGTGGCCTCCGACGCCATCTACGTCATCATCATCCCGCTGGGTGCGATGGCCTTCTACGCCGTCGGCCGCTCCCCCATCGTCGGCGCGATGGTAGCCTTCGCCGCCAGCTCGGCGGGCTTCAACGCCTCCCTCATCCTCAACATCACGGACCTGCTGCTCGCCGGCATTTCCACCTCCGCCGCCCAGCTTGTCGACGAGGAATACACCGTCTCCCCCCTAGCGAACATCTTCTTCGTCATCCCCTCGGCGATCGTTTTGTCTCTGCTGATCACCGCGATCACCGAGTTCTTCGTGGATAAGAAGGCCCGCCAGATCGTCGACCACGACGCGATCGACGAAGACGAGCTCTCCTTCTCCAACGCCACCGAGAGCGATAGCCCAGACGACGCCGACGACGACCAGCTCGAGCTTTCCCCCACCGAGTCCAAGGCGCTCAAAGCCACCGGCCTGGTGTTCCTCGCTTTCCTCGCGGTGTTCTTCCTGCTCTTGTTCGTCCCGGCCTCGCCGCTGTCGACGCCGGAGGAGGGCTTCATGGAGTCCCCGCTGATCACGG
This is a stretch of genomic DNA from Corynebacterium auris. It encodes these proteins:
- a CDS encoding alpha/beta fold hydrolase; the encoded protein is MSPPRSPLRYDRTGTTPHDGLDIRWYERGPEEAEITVLYVHGFNISSAEFVLQVEALSALPVRQLLVDLRGHGGTGPAPPHMCQVDDAADDIFAVLCDRGVTGPLIVVGHSLGGPVSLSLMRRYAHELDLAGAVLISTAVEPFAEQGMPQVLAGWVGSLHEGLYEASPRLMKRLLALGTRLLVPVLACGFYFRPVGYAVVKFHAAMIQRTPLDTYAGYFDDLLEHSELEAADVLATIPGYILVGSHDAVAPISQSTKLHEIWPRAYLQILPESGHMPPFDAPGAVSTAIERLVRDVG
- a CDS encoding acyl carrier protein, whose amino-acid sequence is MELSQRLNFDALNLTHEEPAADTSVAGRLAELIGRFTDAEVTPDATLDELGVSSLDRIELAVRAEEEFGVRADESAYTPETTVGELVEWLA
- a CDS encoding gamma-glutamyltransferase family protein, encoding MSRPLLVPVAAAGLALSACAPASETPALSTPEASDVSTLDVSNCEPADGVSGHVAGEETTGQAGERDIGVAPEIGTGFRSGMQEVRAQNFAVTTANPVATKAACEVLRGGGNAADAVVTAQFVLGLVEPQSSGIGGGGYILYSDAASGRRVAIDGREVAPLAADENYLIHVSDADPTPPLPDARSSGRSIGVPGIVAALAELHRQFGSDDWAADIQPAINLAQQGFEVSPRLAASIEDSAAQLAASPNAATYFLDADGQPLAAGTRLTNPEYAATLAAIAEDANNFYTGAIAADIASEATRAGEGLTPSLMTTADIAGYTPEVREALCVPYKGREVCGMPPSSSGGVAVLETLRLLEGYDLAQYAPDNPGPDGALSDVEAIHLVAEAERLAYADRDAYVADPAFVSIPGGSGALLADSYTSQRAGLIDPARSLGTATPGVLEQPVGVGADLPEHGTTHVNVIDAQGNAASFTSSVEAAFGSFHFTRGFVLNNQLTDFSAEPLDASGQPAANRVEPAKRPRSSMAPFLVFGPDGAVEMALGSPGGSLIIQYVLKTFLGITEWGLNPQQAVSAPNFGARNTPQTGIGGEHPLVKDGGAAGVVDELSALGHEVVTDEMVSGLSVLMRRDGGIVGGADPRREGIVLGG
- a CDS encoding NAD-dependent succinate-semialdehyde dehydrogenase, coding for MSDSYRVQNPVNNQVIETFDFITDEQLETALATAHEAFGSWRDESYESRGEVLRKVASLFDANRDRLAAIITQEMGKPLNQSQSEIDDVVDIFTYYADHGAELGADEPIDHEGGDAVLRRVPLGVIVGVMPWNFPYYQVARFAAPNIMAGNTVLLKHAEICPRSSQAIQEIFEEAGAPQGVFTNIYADHDQIATLIADKRVQGVSLTGSERAGRAVAATAGENLKKAVLELGGTDAYIVLDAADIEEAAQTAWKKRIANTGQACTSNKRIIVMDDIYDDFVAAMVRIAESFTEGDPTNPGKGQYYPLSSRGAAEKLDQQVKDAVAAGATLHTGGELTGEGAYFTPAVLTDVPVGSESFYEEFFGPVAEIYKVSSDEEAIALANDSEYGLGGAVFSSDVERARRVANRVETGMIHINIPQAGGAELPFGGVKNSGFGRELGPLGMDEFVNKQRFYVAE
- a CDS encoding DMT family transporter, producing MLALLVAITVGAIIPIQSAANTRLRLSVGDKPLVSALISFSLALAVSIVATTALQGNPIPDLAAASGAGWWVWLGGVMGVCFIVGNILLFPRIGAVQTMVLPILGQLVMGLLVDRFGLFGAPVHEVGPGRLLGALVVLSGIALVLNLGRNHSPDREQAAGPEVWAWRAVGVAIGMGSATQTTVNGVLGTMVGSSLHAAEVNLFIGAALLLLIALLTSPRQLVRRPSPGPWWMWLGGVVGATFVIAGATLAPILGTATTVIGLNAGTILGGQVMESVGAFGARKRPLDARRVAGLVLVFVGVLMVRLL
- a CDS encoding nucleoside hydrolase, which encodes MHHVIIDCDPGHDDAVALLLAAGHPAIDLLGVTTVGGNHTLEKVTRNASQVLTIAGRSDAPLHAGATRPLLRAPETAEAIHGDTGMTVPGYALPEPAVPVREGHAVDFIIETIMSREPGTVTLVPTGPLTNIALAVRLEPRIVGRVREVVLMGGAYGTGNRTASAEFNIAADPEAAQIVFREEWPVTMIGLDLTHQALATPEVEKRFAALGTAAGDFLVALIGAFRANYRDAQGFTDPPVHDPCCLAYLIDPAVVNTVRVPVDVETRGDLTAGRTVADLRAPAPADCHTQVATTLDAARFWDLVVEAVRALGE
- a CDS encoding MFS transporter gives rise to the protein MTTIPAAGEKLPLRQVWPLMLALLSAVFAFQLNASMLAPALATMELELDATTAEIGLTQTAFFTAAALFSLFMPRWGDLVGRRKVLVGMMALTAVGSVVAALAPNVTVLFVGRVIQGVSGPTVALTSVMLRQAVREEKQFALLIGVLTSINGGIAGLDALLGGWLTDAFGFRAVFWFIGAVALLAAVCTRFGLAENSAETTQPMDWKGVVPLVVAIGVILTALNEAGQLQAANWFLVAVLVLVGAAALVVFWRVEAASAHPLVSTALLRQRRTWGLLCTTTLTMTGIFAVMNGLVPNLAQDAVNGPGLSAAEVSWWTLTPYALAGLVFGPLSGYLAGRIGYTAMLKIGIAGAVVSVLFGILVVDNPTPALLLAVSLAAGVTYAGIANIMLGSLGVVLAPKANQGYLPGMNAGAFNLGAGISFTVIFAAATTFQAADGGYRAGMVTGLVLLLGAFAASFIIPRPETIPDTLAAEGR
- a CDS encoding serine hydrolase domain-containing protein, translated to MDLNPHLSAWPTENVSAALVGQTEASYGNEARVYELASVTKLLSAYAVLLAVEEGAFSLDDALGPRPSTIRHLLAHASGVGFDSREPQKPVGERRIYSSAGFEILAEHLEGETGMAFGEYAREGIFAPLGMDTAEIYGSAGHGGRASLSDMRAFAAELVRPSLLAEETVREAMSVQFGELRGVVPGYGMHKPCPWGLGFEVRGEKSPHWTGGNMPAATVGHFGMSGTYLWVVPSWVDDARAGTAMVALTDREFGDWAKPLWQETNAEIFEAL
- a CDS encoding TRIC cation channel family protein, whose amino-acid sequence is MSTLAAVETTEMTYRVLELIGVYLTSLVAGTVARRMNFDIVGFALLALISSLAGGAARDVLIDTGQVAALANPEYIWVALAGAATAFVTRLRGLAWTMFQYHADMATVGVWAVTGSSKALLAGVSPLGCVLMGLLTATGGTVVRDIMIGRVPALLKNQQVMAIPAVVASVLTVVGFRLGQYDLAMIGSPIIAFAIAILIYWAGWYVPTRQDFAPVNDIARRVRRSFSGAENSARRVARDVEPGRVRRWRHNKMRQAEEHDEGAS
- a CDS encoding AbgT family transporter, which gives rise to MAESTSTRPPEDSTEEQNNSTGFLGAVEKIGNKLPNPFWLFVILAAVVAVVSWIGSLAGMSAEDPSSGETVEVESLLTADNISRMVTDAVENFISFPPLGVILSVMLGVAVAEQTGMLSALVRAMVAKVSPKILTFMVALAGVTGSVASDAIYVIIIPLGAMAFYAVGRSPIVGAMVAFAASSAGFNASLILNITDLLLAGISTSAAQLVDEEYTVSPLANIFFVIPSAIVLSLLITAITEFFVDKKARQIVDHDAIDEDELSFSNATESDSPDDADDDQLELSPTESKALKATGLVFLAFLAVFFLLLFVPASPLSTPEEGFMESPLITDIAVPIALGFFLCGLTYGLIAKTISSAGDIPDMMATGLKTLLPMLVLFFAVSQFLAWFEWSNLGTWIAIRGSELLQRWDLPVVLLFAGFVLMVALINLFLTSGSAQWALMAPVVVPMMMYVGIAPEVTQMLFRIGDSPTNIITPMSPYFAVALTFLQRYYKKAGVGTLMSLALPYSLTMVIGWFIFFVIWYFLGIPLGPGSPMHYEV